The genomic interval CCACGAGACCGTCCGGGAGCACATAGAGCGGGACGTGCCCGCCGAGAAGTGCGGCTTCGGCCACACCGCGATGATACAGTTCGGGCGCGAGTACTGCAAAGCCCGCAAACCGGCCTGTCTGGACGACCCGGAGGCCTGCCCGCTGGCCGACCGCTGTGAGCAGGTCGGCGTCTATCCGGCGACCGACGAGGTCGTCGACCCGTCGGACGCGGCCTGACTCACTCCCGGGGACACACCGAGAGGAGGTCGTCGTCGGCGGTGACGGTGTAGCCGGCATACCGGAAGCTGACGACGACGCTCGAATCGGCGGTCTGGCCGTCGCCGAACAGGGCCTCCAGTGCCTCGGAGTCGACCGCCTCGTACAGGGGCGGGAGCGAACACGGGTCCGTCGACTCACAGTGGGCGACGAGGGCCGGTACGGCGATGCTCAACGGGTCCGAGCCGTGGTCGTAGCCGACGACGGTCGTCCCAGTCTCCGGGTCGGCTTCGTCGATCTCGAAGTCGCATATCCTGCTGTCGGTCCGGAGGCCATCGTTGCTTTCTTCCTCACCGGCAAATGCTGTCCAGTCGTCCATTGTACACGACAACTATCGGGACGGACATAGGGGAACGGATTGACTATGTAACCCGTTCAAGCCCGCTGCCGTATTTCAGGTGTGACTCTATCAACGTCCGGTAGCCCCGTCGGAGGCGACTCGCGAACGCCTGCCGAGAGATGCCGACACGGTCGGCGAGCTCGTCGAGGGTCGTTTCGCGGGGTTCCGAGTAGTAGCCGTGTTCGTAGGCGAGCAACAGGGCCTCGCGCTGGGCGTCCGTCACCGCCGGGTGGCTCCGCTCGGACGGTGCCGTCACCTTGTGGATGTCCCGCAGGGTCAGCCGGATGCCGGCCTGCCGGCACTGGTCGTCGAAAGCCGCTATGGCGCGCTGTCTGTCGCTCTGGACGTGGATTAGCCACCCCTCTCGGGTACCCGTCGCCGACAGCAGCGTCACGTCGGTGTCGGCGAGCGCCGCCAGCAGTCCGTCTCTGGTCCGCGGGCTCTGGTATCGGAACAGCGTGTGGTCACCAACCGTATCGACGATTTTCGGCTGTTCGATGGCGGTCTCCAGTTCGAGGAAGCGCTGGACGGCGTCGCCGGCCACGTTCATCACCCAGCAGTAGGGACGCAACTCCTCTCGGACCGGGACGACGCGCCCCAGTTCGATCGTCGCCTCGGGAAACTCCTCGAACACGACCCCGACCGGGAACGTCTCGGGCGGCAGGGCGAATTCGGCGAGGGTTGCCATTGTCTCGTGTTCTACTTCTAACAGGAAAAAGCTCGGCCGGGCGGCGACTCAGCGGCGGTGGCCCCACCGCTCGCCGTCGTCGGCGTAGCGGGCGGAGACGATGCGGTTGAACTGGTCGTCGGACAGGGAGATGTCGGCCGCGCCGACGTTCTCGTCCAGCTGGTCGACGGTGCGCGCGCCGACGATAGGCACGCAGGTGATGTCGGGCTGTTCGATGAGCCACCGGAGGGCGACCTGTGGGGTCGTCGCGCCGAGGTCGTCGGCGACGGCGCGGAGCTCGTCCAGCACGTGCCAGCCGCGCTCCGAGAGGTAGAAGTCCTCGAAGCGGTCCGACAGCGAG from Halomicroarcula saliterrae carries:
- a CDS encoding HalOD1 output domain-containing protein; translation: MDDWTAFAGEEESNDGLRTDSRICDFEIDEADPETGTTVVGYDHGSDPLSIAVPALVAHCESTDPCSLPPLYEAVDSEALEALFGDGQTADSSVVVSFRYAGYTVTADDDLLSVCPRE
- a CDS encoding helix-turn-helix domain-containing protein; the encoded protein is MATLAEFALPPETFPVGVVFEEFPEATIELGRVVPVREELRPYCWVMNVAGDAVQRFLELETAIEQPKIVDTVGDHTLFRYQSPRTRDGLLAALADTDVTLLSATGTREGWLIHVQSDRQRAIAAFDDQCRQAGIRLTLRDIHKVTAPSERSHPAVTDAQREALLLAYEHGYYSEPRETTLDELADRVGISRQAFASRLRRGYRTLIESHLKYGSGLERVT